One Vicia villosa cultivar HV-30 ecotype Madison, WI linkage group LG5, Vvil1.0, whole genome shotgun sequence genomic window, AAATTAGACAATACCTCACTTATTTTCTGGACACACAAGTCCAGCAGTGATGGACATTCTCCTTTTTGTGTGCGTAAATCCATGGATGGATAAGAAAACGATGATGTCCACCATTTCAAACTCCCACATTTGCAATATTTCTTTGAAAATCCTCTACTAAGATTATCTTCATTATCCCCCTCTTGCTTCCGAGAACACGCTCCACCCATAGTCGAAATATTGTAGTAATCAAAATATGTCACTAAAAGAGAAGCAGAACGCTAGCATCATCAATTCAATAACCAAAAATGCATGTATGAAACCAAATTCACCCTGTCAAAGAGAACAAATACATTTTATTAGTCAAATTGATCATTCAGGAAATTACTACGTCGTTTTGAAACAATTTACTCAATTAAGAGTTCTCTTTGCATGTTGTGACATGACATAAGTACTTACATTAGTGAGTTAATTAAATTACaaccaaaaaaaaactataatttattttcaacaaaTAATGAACTAAAATAGCTTGCCAATAATCGGTTAATTAAGCTCACTGCCACTGGAAACTGATTCAATAAACATTCTTTAAACGGTTTAGtcaaaacctaattaaaaaccaAGCTAAAGATCGAAATTTTCAAATCAGCTAGAAAAGTCGAAAAATGTAATAAACCTAACCATAACAAGAAATTTCCATATTTTGTCTTATCTTAAGAAGACTCCACAACATCTATTTCTAGAAACATACAAACACTATCACTATATAAAACCAACCGATTCCATCATACAAGCCTCAAAACTAAAAGTAAAGCTAAAGCACATCATAATTTAAAAAATCTACAAATtaatttcaaacaaatatttaaaaatgcaACAAAAACTCATATGCTAAAGACGATTCTCATGAAAAAACTGATTCAAGCTCTGAACCAAAAAACAGCAAAATAACTgaggaaaaagaaaaagtaaaCATAATCAAACCGGAGAGACTCCATCAGGTTTAAAAAAAGCGATAACGGCCGCGACAAAACAGTATCATGTTATTCAgtatttttaaatcaaaaaacaAATTGTGATTAATTCACACTAATCAGTGTTGCAACAACTGTACCGACCGAAATCGCGGCTGACGGTTATTTACCGTCTAATTTcaaaaaaggaaacaaaagaacgcataaatgaaagacctttctcatACAAAAAATGATTCATGCTCGTAAAATTTTAAAAGTTCGGAGcaaaaaaatctaaataatagAGTGAAATAAACATAATCTAATCACAGTCAGAGATAAACTAATTTCAAACAATaattcaaaaatgaaaaaaaaaaaaacgcatgaACGAAAAACGATTCAGTTGAAGAAACCGTTACCGTGACATGATCggtgaagaagacgaagaagaatCAAAGCGAAGCGATCACCGAATGGCTCTAGTTGTAAGCGAAAGCATGAAAGTGAgtgaaagaagaaaataataagaGTGGCGTGAAGTGGGGGGTGTGGGGTTGTTGAACGAAAACCCGCGAATGCGACGTGGCTCGTTACCGAGCCTGTTTCCGAACCAACGATCGAGTGACACGTGGCGAATATGGTGTTTCGATAAGAAAAGGAAGAAATAGTATTTGCTTTATCCAGTTGAGGAGTGAGTGGGACCCGAATTGGGTGCCTTGCGCATTATGTGCACGTAATGATGCAATTCTTGCCATTCATTTTATATAATCTCGTTGATTGATTCGTGTACTACATGTTTATGACAATTAACTAATCAATTACTATTATCAATAAACAATCCTGacataatcattattattattattataattataattacaaTTACAATAAACTTTTATTTTCACTGTCTCAAAATGAATGATCCATTTGAAATAAAATGGTGTCCCAAAATAAATGAtccatttcaatttttaatacagtttttttaattttatcttctaattaataaaagtttcacTATTCTAAATACATGATaagggtactatagtaaaaaTGATATTCTCTCTTtcttacttttataccattttttaatttgtgtgaaaTGGTATGCTTGATCACTCATTATGGGACGGTCCATCCGGCCtaaattataagcaaatattttctttttaaatttattgagtaatgaatgtatcttgtctacataaaagaccagatacatttattattcaatgaatctaaaaaaataatatttgcttataataatgGCCAGAGAGAGAGTACTACTTCCGTCTTGGGGTAATTGTAATGAGTAATTTCTCAAACTAAATAGGACAATAATAAAATTTAACTCTCTTGCACTTTCAGGGCTGAATTCGAATCTAGAATCTGTTGAAAAGATGACTTACAATCTCatccaaatatttttgagttCATCTATTTCTAATTATAAAACactcttgaatttttttttctttttcttaccaTTTTTATAAGATACTCTTAAATTTTCAAAGTGcattgatttttatttcaaataaatcttTAATTATATTAGATTTTTTTCTACCATCGGTAATAAATACTCATATATAAACATTAATTATTTTTCACTCATGAACTTATAAAATCATTCAAATAATTAATACATTTAATATTCTAACCAACTCTCTTAATTAACATAATTTACCCTAGGGGTTCTTACATTTAGGGACCTAGTTAGTACATAATAAAGTTTATACAAAAATATAAGGAAAGGGACAACAAGTTGCGTTACTATTCTTTTTTGGATGATAAAATCaatcattttaaaaattacaTCCGTTGATCTAGGAGATGCAATGTCACTTTGCATAAGTCTATGGACTCTCGTTATAAGATTCACTCATTCTAGTTAGGGATGTCATTGGGTGAAAATTTCCTTCCATCCTCATCCGCATGGGGAAAATTCCCCAACTTTGGAGTTCCGAACAGATAATCTTCATATAGATCTCCATTGACAAATGCAAATTGACATCCTTAATTTTGGTGTTAGGAAACGAAATGTATCAAAGACAAATGATATAAAAGAATATTGATTATCCGAATACGTTTTCTCATGTTTGACCATTTTGCTTGGAACAACTTTGAATGGTGTTTGTCCCATAATAAAAGCTTCAATCCTCAGTCTCACCAGTGAAAAAACCTTTGTCAAGTTCACACATATATATTTTACTCCTACCCACCCCTACACCAGAATATCTGTTgatctaagtgttgatttccaTTCATGTAGATCAATTAAGAAGTTCACATGTACATTTTTCTTTATAGATACTTCAATCTaccaaaatatatcaaatatcaCATAAAATATCAATATTGGTAAATTTTAATTGGTATTATTGTGGAGATTCATTTTTCTTGGTGGAAGTTTGGCAAATGCTTTTCATTTCTTACAATGTAACATTGACTTTGTCGTTCAACTTCTTAAATTTGTCCATAAGAGTTAATCTAAGAAAACTTATAGGCATAAATAATCTTTTGGTTCTTATAAGTTGGCGTGTTTTTTGTTTTAGttcctaaatatttttttggatggAGTCCATAattgttctttttcttttggtGTTAGTCACTGGTGTTAAAGTTCCGTTAAAAAAATGATGTAACAAATAGTGATGATGTGgacttaattttatatttttcttttctgaTACTCTAATATTACGTGAAAATGAGAGTTTCATGGTTTTTAAAGGAGGACTAAATCTAAAATTGCAGAAAATTGTATTTCAagttgtttttcttcttcttcctctcttattTGTCTTCCTCTACACAAATACTCTAATATTACGTGAAAATGAGAGTTTCGTGGTTTTAAAAAGGAGGACTAAATCCAAAATTGCAGAAAATTGTATTTCAAGttgtctttcttcttcttcttcttcttcttcttcctctcttctttgtCTTCCTCTACACAAATCACTATTCTTACAAGTTGTCATCCACTTCTGCACTGTGAGGCATGGGTACATCCTCAGTTGGAAACTCTAATCCATTTCAAATCCAAGTATGTGGTTGAAATAGATCAATGAGGATGTACATTTTGAATTCCACATAAAACCCTAAAAGGGGATATTGAAAACATGCGAATCACGGGACAATGTCCATTGTTCATCTAATGTTTCATTATTTATCTGATTTTTTTTGTCGTCCAACATTTATAGGCATTCTCAAGCTACAAGTTGTTTAGGTGGGATGATGAATTTAAACGAAATATGTCAAGTGAACCCATAAATTCAATTGGTTGTAATCGCTCAGAGGTTGTGAAGGATTAAGGTTGCATCATCAAAGACCTTGACTCtaggaagaaaaaaaagaagatgaagatgaagatgaaggtggaAAACAAAAGGAAATACACATATCACCCACGGGTTTTGGGTTTTTCCCAAAGTTTCCATCTTTAGTCACGAACTAGACGTGAATAAAAACCCAGTTAAAGATGGCACGCATCACCCATTCACCTTGAGCTAGGCTTGCCGCAATATAACGTAACTTAAGTTTCACGACTCTGATCGAGGTGCGGTTGGATGCATTGGAAAACTAGTTCAATGTACTATATTATAATAATGAGATATCATGTTTTCATGATAACTTAGTATGTGTTATAAGTATGTGAACCTGGTGGTATGGTTATGTTGCTATCTTCATGCATGTTCACGATATAACTTGGTATTGTATGCAATATGTGATTGTGTGATGGCTGAgttcttttatatatttgaaatatGAGAAAATACACATACTTGATAAGATTGTTGTTGATATAACTCATTTTGTTAAGCATGTTATGTTTGTGCTTTATCATGGAATAAGTCCACATGGTAGGAATAATTAGGGGATATAATAGAAATTGATGAGCATGAGTTTCGGGGTAATCGTCTACTGTTATGATTGGGAAATTTTGAGTTGGAAGTGTAGAATCTACATCTGGTGTAAAATCGGAATCGGGCTTATATGTATTGATTAATCCCGAATTGGACATTTTTGGTGTAAAACACTAGTCGGTCTTGACGTAGTATTTGAACCTATTAGTTCGACTGTGCAATAATTGGTAAACGCCTCTTAAAGTGTTGAATTGTGTAAGACTTATATATAGTAAGTAACAAATCGGTAAGCGAGGAACCTTAAAAGATAATAATTGAGGTGTAAAATATTGGATTCTAATTATTTGAGGTGCCTAGGAGCTTTGATATGAACCATGGTGGAAATTTGTAAACAAAGTATCTAGGATCTTCAATACACCCAATGGTGAAATTTATAAAAGCGGTTATGCTTCGTTCTTCGACAGTGCCTCAATGAGCAGAATATGTATATAAGGAACCGTTAGGTAAAGTTGTAGTACCTAAGATTTCCTAGTTAGTTGCGCGGCATGGGGAGGATGCACATCTAAAAGTAAGAAGGCTGATGAATCAGTAAGCCAATACCCTTGAGGATGTAAGACCCAAAATTAGGAAGGTGGAAAAATTGTAACACCACACCCTTGAGGGTGCGAATTAATTGATCGTTAGATACCGATGCAACTGGGCTAAAATTCATTACTCGTATTGATCCATCGGGAAAGTATAACTAATAAACTATGACTCTCTTGTGTGAGTGAAGCGTTATGTGCTTCGAGTATTATGTCTGTTGGTATGAAGCACTGTAAGCTTCAAAGTGTGTGTTGTGTCAAGTACGAATGTATAGTATTTGGGGTCTCGTAGTGTTCAGTAATCTCACCCCCAATTATGTTGTTTTTTCAGGTAAACTTTATGAGTTGGAGATTTGGCGAGAAGGCAGAAGATCAAAGTTTGATGTCTGATGGATTTGTTTCTGCTGTATTTTCCTGTCTATTTTAGTTAGGACATCTGATGCATTGATTGTTAAGTATTATGTACCTTAACGTAATACATTTTTAGATGTCATTTAGTTAATGTTATTTCAGTACcaaaattttaatgttttatgtAGTTCGATTCTAGATAGTATTTTGAGAGTGTTAAACGAATAATGCAAAATGATATATGTATCCCAATCAGGACTATGTATCCCAATAAATCATCTTGTTATTTTAAAATTACTAAGATGACATGGCAAAATGATATATTGTCATTGGataacagtgtaaaacttttttacactgtcactgTATGTCCATTAAACCCAttaaaaaatagaagagagaaaagaaaacagATAAATTGTGTTGTATTATTCTCTTTTTaagtatgtattttttatttatttatatgattaGGATGACAATAGACAGACAGACTATTATAGTACTTGTCCACATACccgaattttgaaaaaaaaattgtatccgATCTCATACGCATGTGTGCACCAATGTTTATATTAATATCCTTCATATGCCTAAATATATACTATTATAGTACTTGTCCACGTACccgaattttgaaaaaaattgtatcCGATCTCATACGCATGTGTGCACCAATGTTTATATTAATATCCATCATGATCATATGCCTAAGTATTATATATGTTCAAAATTCGTATCTGATCTTATACGCATGTGTGCACCAATGTTTATATTAATATCCTTCATATGCCTAAGTATTATATATGTACTGCATAtctagtaaaaaaataaattaatcaattataaaatattatatcatTTAAAGTTTATTTGATTATTGAACTTTGAAATAAATAAccaattattttaaaatgtatCCTAGTTtaatcataatatttttttaaattgataaacatgcatttttatataataatataaatgttgTGCAAATATAAAGTAAAGTGAGTATTAAAATACTCGTACCTACACCTAGTAATTACTTCTAGTCATCTCCATCTTACAGATTATTACCCTATCcattattcatatttttttccAAGTACCCACTAAATATATATGTCCAATTGCATCCCTAGATAGAACAAGATAATGAgtgaaaaattaatataaaattcacTTATAAATAGAGCATCTATAATCATGTCTTATAATACTAATATAAAAtgcttatatttataataatttttcatTTCATATTTTCACACAATTTAATGTATTAATGTAGAGTTAAGACGAATATCCAGTTTGACCCGATACATTCTCCTTTTTAATAAAGTTTTCTTCATACATTAAAATGAGATAGATAACATCACTTTTTATAGAAGCGCAAATGCTTGTGCTGATGCTTTAACAAAGATTGGTAGTAGGGAGAATAACATCACTTTTTACAACCAAGCTCATGGGGCTCTAAAAGATCTTTGGATAGTGATAATTCTGGTTTTTTGGGCTATAATGTAGCCCTTGTGTAGTTGCTTTCTTTTTTGGGCCTTGGCCCTCatagttataaaaaaaaaagagatagatAACATTTTTCTCCAAAAGGAGAAAATTAAGAACAGATTTAGCAGTAAAAATGTGAaagtagtaaaaaaaaaaaaaagagacatgATAATATTGAGAAACGTTCCACTGCGATACCTTTCTATTACACTTCACATTCTCACAAACTCTACCAGTTCTAGCATCATACATGAAGTTGCTTATAAACAGTTAAGATAGATGTATGAATTATTATATAAGTAAGGGTTAAAGTTCATAAACATCAGATTTTCAGCCCTGAGTGGATGGCAACCACTCCCCCAACTAAATTCTCATACTCTACCTTTTGAAACCCTGCATCAGCAATCATTGACGCAAATTTTTCCTGCAATCCATCAATTTCAAACATTGGTCAACACAGAAACAGATAACTCAGAACAGAATACACTGCTAAGTAAAAAGCCAATACTTTTGTGACAACTGACAAGTTTTTTCATGTTCAATATTTTACTTGGATTCGTAATTGGCACAATCAAATGAGCCTAAAATGAGTATATGTGATCTTACAGACACCTATCAATAGATTGAAAAATGGTAACCTGTGGGGGGAAACGCCGGATACTCTCTACTAAGTACTGATAGGAGTCTCGATCACCAGCAACCATCTCTCCGATGCGTGGAATAACTGAGAAAGAGTACAAGTCATACCTGCAAGAGAAAAAGAGTAGCATCAAGAGTTATATCCAATTCAAGTATGGAAGAATACTATGATTCTATGGCAGTGTGCAGTTTATGTAGATCAGAGTAAGTTTAGTTGCCGAGGAATCCCTCTATTTTTAAGGATATCGCTTTTCCCACACAACTCTCTCTAGCGCCTTGATTATACATGTTTCAGGAGTTTTTATTACTGATAATATATTTCTTATCCTCACCCAAGACACATTCTCTTGTTTTTTTCCTTGCAATAAACTATATTCTCTTGCCCAAAATTTTAAGCATGAAAGTAAAAAAGGAGACGAAAAAGTTCCATGTAAACTTCAATTATGTCATATATACAAATGTAAAAATAGAGCAAATGATACTCACAGTTCTTTAAATATTGGAAGACTAACATGGCTTAGTTCAAGGCAAAGGAATCTGCCACCGGGTTTCAATACCCTGTCAAGGAAATGATAAATATAACTGTAAATTCAGCACAAATTTAATTGATTTCAATTAGCTGATAAGTCGGAAAATTTTGTAAAAAAGTGCAAACCAACCTATGAGCTTCGCTAAGAACTTTCTCGATGTGTGTAACATTTCTTATCCCAAATGCAATAGTGTAACCATCCATTGAATCATTTTGAAAACTCAAGCTTTCAGCATTTCCCTCCACCCATACAAGGGAACCTTCCTCTCCATAGCCTATCACAATAAGCAGAGAAACAACCACGATTCAATACTAACAAATCaagataaattaaacaaaaagccttcaTGAAAGCTCGAAGTAAGTGTTGAATTCTAAGGCACTCTCATTTACCTTTCTCTGTGGCCCGCTGTTTGCCAACATTCAACATGTTAGGGTTAATGTCACATACATATATCTGAGTTTCTGACTCTAGAGAATCTTTAAAAGCGTCTGGAAGTCCTCTCTGCTTAACTTTGTTTATGTTATCCAAGATTCTAAAAGCAACATCCCCTGTAAAATAAAGAAACTTAAGCTCAAAAGGAAAATCCTAAAGCTTATTAATGATTATGAACCAGTTTGATATCATATTTTTGTgaagaaacttttttttttctaaaacaaaataattacttTTAGAAGTTTTCATCTGTTTGATACACTTTTTTTATAATCCGTAACAATCGAATCCTAtaagtttttatatttatttaaaaaagaaaagtagTTTTTTACACAAAAAAAGTTGTAACTAATTATCTCTATATGAAGCAGCATAATCACTTAACTTTTTTCCATTTTAACTTATTAAGACAATACTGGTGAGCAGAATAAAGCTTTTAAGTTAAACAAAATACAATTACACTCTACGAAAGAGACCGTGTGACCAGGAAGGCGGAAAGTAAAACTGCTAACAACAGTCAAGAGATCCTCACAAATGGTTTAAACCATTCACTGTACCTCCCCATTGTAGGAATTTTACAGCACCAGATTGCCCTTTAACTACATCCCTCTCACCAGTCCATAAGTCTATAACTTCTTTCATCCATTCTCTACACATGTTTCCAGACTGCACcaatttatttcaaatttcaatcttCTGAAGATTATATACAGAAACTTCACACTCTCCCAACTCATATTATCTGTCACTTTTAGAATATTAACTCATCTCAAATTATTAGTCACTTGAAGGTATCATCAAGTAGTATTGATTGCTTTTTCTAATATTACCCTTATTTGTTGGTATATCAAGTTATCATACATTAACAAGTTCTTCTATCTTTCTTTCTATCTAACTACTAATACTACAATAATTTCAATCACCCCACTCATGAGAATGTTTTATATTCTTCAGAAACCGTTACGAGTTTAAAGATGAGGAGTATAAAGGATGCAGACCTGTTCCACCAGCCACATCAAGATGCTTCATTCCAGGAAAAGGATTTAGCATGGAAACTAGCCTGAAAAATTGAGCATAAAATACAAACTAATGTCAAATCCTATGAAGACAAACTAATGTCTAACAGATACCATACATACAAGCCTTCAATCAGAAGTATCGGTACTACATAAATCAAATCCAAACAATGAAAACAGAAAGGAAAAATCGAAGTTATTATACAGAATGGACAATGTAATAATGCGCGCAACCTTTCTTTCCATAGTCTATGCAATCCAGCACTCATTAGATCATTCATGGTATCATAACTCGCAGCAACACTCGTAAACACATTACCGACCATGCGcgccttttcttcttcatttacaTGTTTGAAACCTAATTGTATGGAAATGTGAATCAAAGCAATTTCTCAATAATCAACAactgaaaaacgaaaaaatttGAATGCAACTAACCGAAACTGGTGGCATGAGAATGTAGTAGCCTGGAAGTGGAAGATAACGCGGGAAAAAGTTTATTCCCCAAGCTTTTAGTGACTGTTCCCAAAGCCATTAATTTGATTATGTGAAACCTAAATAACAAAGAAAAGATGAAACTTAATaaatcagaaatttcaaaatcagaAAACCTAGATCGTAAGGGGGAAAAGGAAGAATCATTAAGCAACGAAACTGTGCAAAAACAACTCACGTGGTGGCTGGAACAGTTTTAAACTGGTTCTCTCAAAACcagttttttattttcttttaaaaaccagtttttgaaaaaaaacaaaatttaaaaccagtttttttttaaatctgtTTTATTTTAATCCattatcatgctttgttaacgATTAATCTTCTAATCAGAGCTAGTAATAATTCGGCAAGAGAGTTGaaacaatttaaattattaaattgttcTTTCTTACAATAAATTGTGTACTAAATTGAAAAGCCAATTCTCCATAAGCTAGCCTCagaaaaaaaaatgcaaatgtaGCAGTAAATGGACACACAACATATAGCAAACAAGGATTGAAGTTTGAGACATAAAGTTCAGTGATGGAAAACAACACATATCAGCTTATGGTTTTATGCCTTGCTTAAACACTTTTTTTCCACTTTGGCATTGTTGTGCATAGAAGAAAGTAATAATGATACTAAAATACACATACAATAACTATTAGGTAACTATTACATGAAAAAAGGTTGAGaatctttttgtttttgtaagTTAGGAGTCAAACAAACTTTCCTTAATCTCATTATACAAACACATATTGAATAATTCGTTTCATATTTGTAATCATTGAAGAATTGATATAGAATCCTAACAAGAATGTTAGCTTCAAGTTAGACAACCTCATAAGCTTTTCCGTATCGCTAAGGGATCCTCAAGTGTCACAgaaaattacatcaaaattaagaaTCCATCGTTAAACACACTCTAGTCTCTAAGGGATCAAAATGGAAGAATACGAGGTTAAGTAAATATTAAAAGAATACGAGGTTTGTTCGTAGCAAGTTTAATGATAGATATTCCACCTAAATATTGAAGTTCAATTTTCTCTAAATGCATAGTTATAGTAAATTCTCCTAATCATAAAGTAGTTATGCTTGCTcattaagaagaagaagaatacctGAGGTTGAAGTTGAG contains:
- the LOC131601148 gene encoding 2-methoxy-6-polyprenyl-1,4-benzoquinol methylase, mitochondrial, producing the protein MALGTVTKSLGNKLFPALSSTSRLLHSHATSFGFKHVNEEEKARMVGNVFTSVAASYDTMNDLMSAGLHRLWKERLVSMLNPFPGMKHLDVAGGTGDVAFRILDNINKVKQRGLPDAFKDSLESETQIYVCDINPNMLNVGKQRATEKGYGEEGSLVWVEGNAESLSFQNDSMDGYTIAFGIRNVTHIEKVLSEAHRVLKPGGRFLCLELSHVSLPIFKELYDLYSFSVIPRIGEMVAGDRDSYQYLVESIRRFPPQEKFASMIADAGFQKVEYENLVGGVVAIHSGLKI